The genomic segment ttttgtttgtttgttgttttgttttgttttgttttgtttggggttACCAAGCAAATCTGGAATGGATCACATGTTGATTTGCAATAGGTTTATGCCTGATGCGCCTCCTGAAGCAGGTCAAGATGCACTGCATTTGTTTTGTATAAGTCGCATCACAGTACaaattgcacctgtcaaaaaatcccTCTTGCAGAggttgaaacaacaacaacaacaacaacaacaaaagaacaacaaaaaccaGACACACCAGAGTATGTTGCAACTTTTTGGTACATGAAACACACTATTTAACACAGTGTTTCTCTGGGGTGTGATTTTTGAATGTCGAAAAATAAGCCAGATGGACACATTAATGTATGATGGACAtcatactggatgttatttgacatAATCTGAACAACAGAAAATATGAGATGGACATGGATTGCTGGCCAACACTGCTGGAAACTACAACAAAAACATgaattaattagattttttttaaatcagttctaAAATGTAGGATTTTTTGCATTATGTTGtatacatttattatttgagCTTCTTCTGTGCATTGATTCCTGGAAAGaactatataaatagttattgttCAAGTTATTATTGatagtgataataataaaaaatcagaatatttcagtatataagttgcaccagagagtcctaaattagtttaaaaaaaaaaaaaaaaaaaaaaaaaaaaacttatactccagaaaatatggtagatgGAGCGTGGATCACTAGTGGCATTGCGTTAATCGCTTGCATCACAACGCTGCCCTTAATGAGGTCCAAATTATATTAAAAAGGGACTGTGAGGCCTTGATGGCAGTATGTGATCTACTCAGTGCCTTTCTAGTTACATCCTGCGCTCATTTCTATTAGTGGATAATACGTAGGAGCAGCACAAAGAAAtgtggatgaaaaaaaaagtcagattaaTGTAGATGTAGAGCAAAGACATCATGAATTATTATCGCATGATTAATCTTCCTGTTTTCTCACGTTTCATTCTTACATAGATGCTGTTTTAATTATCAACTTatcagtaaattaatttttttttgctgttattgTTGCAATAATATGATTGATGTCATCTGTCAGTGAGTCTAATTAAATCTCCAAccaggaaattaaaaaaaatcttagttTATTAATTGATTGCAGTTAGGTATTTTgtgaacaatttttgtttttactgtctttgcacaatggagaaacaaataacaaaacaaacaaaaagtacaTCTGGGAAACAATAGCATCACTCATTAAAGGTGTCTTTTTGTAATTTTGATGACTTAATTAACTTTCATTCACAGACTTATAAAATGATAAGTGAGTACACAAATATAACAactagaaaaaacaaaaagggaaATCCTAAAATGTCTTTACTAAATGTATACCACAggacatcatttatttatttatttacccacATTTGTTTGTTTATGGTATTTTATTATCCAAGAGTTACTTAAATATGTAGCACCAATTTTTATGAAACTTGGAGAAATAATTACTCTTCCAAAAGGAATAACTCAATTCAGTTAATCTTTATTACTATTTTTTATACAGTTAACACATTATTCAAAAGCCATGCTTGATTATAAACAATCAACAAGTAACATTTTGCCCAAATGTGAATCTGTGTAGTGAAGACTAAAAACCTGCGATAATGTTGTTAATCTTATAAAATTGTAGGGTTGATAAATTATGTAGGACGTACATGCACACTGAGTACCCTTCTAGCTTTCGTGTACCTCGTCACAAAATGTTATTATAATGAGGTAATGAACAAGTTGGATAATTCTGATCAGCTCACAAACTCTATGTTACCAATGTATCTCAATTTTTGTATAATcttttaaaatgaactttaattTTTGCGTAAATGTCAAATCTGTAGTTGCAATTTCCACACTGTATAGACCTGAGGGTTAGTTTTGCTCCATCATCCGATGTGCGGTGGAAAGTTATGGAgactattaaaaaagaaaaaagtccagTCGTCACAGTTAGACGAGGTGCAGAGGCGGGTGCTAGAGGAAGATCGAGCAGACGTGAGGAAAGAGGCATCATCTGAGAATGTGCCTCAAATTTCAACACAAAGCTATAGTACCTGATTATGTTTATACTGTTACTGATTTATTAAGGCCAGCTCTATTTCTACATTTCTGGGCTTGTGACGAATAAACAATGTTCAATGTGGAGTTTGTTTTCTTAAGCCATCATGTATACAGTTTGCAGACGTATGTGTGCTCAATAAACTATGCTAATATTGACCCCATGACCGTAGAGTCTGACAAGCCCAAACCAAAACAAGTGACCCAAGTGCCACCGCTTGAATCAAATAAGTATTGTATTAATTTTTTGCTTCTGTTGTTTAAAATAACCTCACCAGTCTAATTCTGAGTGAATCAGaaaactaatatcaaaatagtatAGTAATATCATTCTTATAATAAACTCCACAAACGTATCACcgagtattcagtgttctgtttttattgcaAACAATATAATACAAAAGATAAGCTTTTGAAGACAATGCCATGTTTACCTAGGGAAACTGCATTAAAGAGATGACAAAATGAGAACTAATGATACAGAATATAAAatgcaactttaaaaaaaaaggttgattCCAGCAAATTCTTTACAATACAGCCGTAGCTTCCATATCCACTTATTAGaaatgatccaaaaaaaaaaaatccagtttttctTCTTTCAAGAAAGACTCACGTTATCATAATTAAAAGTAATCTGTACATACCTAGACTGACTGCAATAAAAGAAACTTTTATACGGGAACAATTTACAAATGATAATAAATTTGTACCACATATGACAGCAAACTATCCCAATGGAATAGTCTCAGTTAGTTGCTGAATTAAAAACAGACAATTGCAAAtagttattttcaaataaaattaaCGCTAAAGAATAAATTAGGAAAAGGTTAGGAGAAGGACGTAGGAATGATAGAAGTGTGCCAGACTCAGCCGAGACCCGCTGGCTGCTGGGGAGATTCAGGACAAGTCGGGCTCCTGTACCCCCTCAAGCCAGAAATTAGAACTGTGCTTTTGACATGAATGGATGGAGCCTCTCTGCTGCGGCTCCAGAGCACCAATGGTATGAAGGCAGTACCAGATAACGCCAAGCATCGCTCAGTTACATCTAGCAACTCAGTAAGGCCTCTAGTAGAATGACACGACACCCGCTGTAGCATTTTCAACACAATCATTTGAGCTAAAGCAAAGAACAAGAGTAGAATATTCAacaatttgctgatgacactgtgATATCCACGGCCAAACATTCAAATCTATTGCAAACCTGCACTGCTCATTTCTTGCATGACGATAAAATATGTACAGTACAAAATAATCAAAGCAGACTGTAGGCTATTAGAGGACGACAGTGTCAGTAAACAGGCACTTCTTACCCCCTGTACAAAAATACATTAGTGAGAAGTAAGGCTGccgatggtgttttttttttctaacccaGCATTCCTGTCCTTTAAGTGTTAAACCTTCAGCTATTAGTGATGTTCATGACACTGACGATGACAAGACACATACACAGTACATACTAAAATATTTATAACCATTATGTCCTCACAGAggattttactttttttaaaacattatatCTAAAAAAATATAATCACAATTCCAACCAATACAAAAGGCACTGTCGTGAGCCAATCCAAAGATATAGTTTCAGTACTATAAAAAGTTCTCGTGTTTTTCTGTTGGCAATGAAACGTGTGGCTTTGCAGCCCATAAGCCATCAGGCAGAATGAGTCTATGCATGTTGTGTGTGTTCCACTGTCATAGCCCCCTCCTCAGGGCCTAGAGAGCTGTGTGTAGATAGGCTGCTGCTCCCAGTGCTGTGGACTATGGGGAACAGAGGGAACCCCAGTGGTGTCGGCAATTGGGGTGTACATTGGCCTCTGGGTGGGACTCATGTAGCTAAAGGTGGAGTACAGGCTGGAGTTTTGGCCAGCTGCATGGCTATAGTAGGCATTGGCGCCACCTTGGTGATCCGAATAGTCATACTGTGCTCGTGTAATGGAGGGGTAAGAGGAGGTGCTGTAGTGCTGCAAGTTGAAGGAGCCATAGGTGACATGCTGCGGGGAGCCCTGCTGCTCACTGTAATGACTGGGGCTCAGCTGCTCCGTCTTGATCTGGGTGGTTCTCTGTTGACCCTGCTGGCCTTGCTCTCCTCCACCCAGAGTAGTCAgagtgtgctgctgctgctgctgctgctgcttggaCACCCAAGCATGAGCCCCGACACCAGCTGCCTGGTTAACCGAGGAGCCGCCGATGCCGTAGTTGCCTGGGTAGCCAGCTTGAGCAGCTCCCGTCACTCCGGGGTGACTGTGAGGTGGAAGATACTGATCGAACTCATCGACGTCAAAGCTTCCAATGTTAGAGATGACATCGCTGCTCAGTTCACCGATGTCCACAGCCCCAAAGTCAATGTTGAGTTGGCGGCTGGTGCCCTCCTGCATGGGGCGCCCCTCACGCTTCAGGTCAACTTTGCTGCTGGGGAGGTCAGTTTTTGGGGTGGTCGGGGGTGTCGGCGGACCTTGAGACTGACCTGTATAGAAGCAGAGTCAAGTTTGCACATTAGACCTTTATGAAAAAGTGAAATGAGGACAAGAAAAAAGTTTGTTGGCACTGTACAGACAGGTGTATTTGCATAAAGGCTTATAAAATCCGCTAATGATCAACAGGTTTCCACTCATGACTGGAAAGCCCTTCATGGTTAGTTTGGAAAAACAAGTTACATTTGAGCTATTACTAAAGCTAATGCTGATTTTCCTTTCCATTGCGCTCTTTTAGTTTCTTACCTGAATGCTCTCCCGGGGAGTGCACCTCGCCCATACTGGAAGCTGGAGAATCCACCTGCTGCAGCGCTTTGAATATGGCATTTGGAGAGATGTGGGTTTGTTCGCTGTCCTCAGGTTCACTTTGTCCGTTTTTGACAGATTTTCTCCGCCTGGGCTGGTATTTGTAGTCAGGGTGGTCCTTCTTATGCTGCACCCTCAGGCGCTCAGCCTCTTCCACAAACGGACGCTTCTCCACTTCATTgagaagtctgcaaatatgaataTTTTAATGCATTTCAGGTGGTTTAGAGCAAGAGAACAACTGATTAATAATATCTGtgctgcaaaaacaacaacaaaaaaaaaacaaaaacaaaaaacgcttATTTTATTGACAGTGTCTCTTCGCGTCATAATTTAAAGAGTTAATAGAAAAACAGCAAACagaaaacatgtaacagacagaaAAGTGGTTTTAAAATGAATCACATTTGTTATTTTTACGCACAGCTGCGCGTAAAAGAGCACGGCAAAAGTGAGCGCAAGGAGAAAGTGCACCTACCTCCAGAGTTTGCCAAGGGTTTTGCTGAGTTCCGCGTTGTGCAGATGCGGGTACTGATCCGCCAGCTTCCTGCGTGCAGCCTGAGCCCACACCATGAACGCGTTCATCGGCCGTTTGACGTGCGGTTTATTTTTACTTGTGCCATTTACGCGCACCGGCATTGGCACCAGGGTCCAGTCGTAGCCCTTCAGCACCTGGGACACAGCATCTCTGATGCACACGGGAAACTTGTCCTCTTCGCTCTCCTTTTTGTAGTCGGGGCCCCTGAGGAGGTGGTTGTCGACCGGCCGGGTGTTCTCAGTGTCCGAACCGGACCCGGAGGGGCACGGCGAGCCCGCGGAATCCTCAGACATGCTGGGGCTGGGAGCGTCGGAGTGACACTTCTCCTGTTCTTCTGTCATCTTCAGGTAGGGGTCGAGGAGATTCATGCGAAAAGAAGTGGTGATCAGCTTTGCGCGTAAAAGAGGAGAAAATCCGTCTAAATCCAAGCGCAGCGCGCAAACACTGCTGTGAGAGTCTGCAGTGCGCACGGGCGGACCGACAAACCTCTTTCcttaaaatgagaagaaaaaaaaaggtttttttttcctccttttgacTTAGAAGTTTTACATCAGCAAAAGATTCTGCTTGTCAGCGCGCTCTGTGGCGTGAATGAGCAGAGAAACGCGCCTGAGGCCGTGCGGTCTCGGAGGATTGCTGAAGAGTCTGGAGACATGGGAGGCGATGCCTGGATTTATGTTTCTGGGCAGGAAACGATTGGGGGAAATTTTTTAGTAGGCGGAGACGAAATAGGACTCTGTTCCACAGAAGCTTTCAGTCAACAACTGTGCAAAGCAAGTCGGAAAAAAGTGATTAAAAAAAGTAATATTTTGTGTGACTTAAATTTGCCATATGATGTTAAAAATAGACTTGAGAATGACATAAATTCACAAAATTAGAACATGCATGCAGCATGAAGGGCATGGAATAAAATTGTTTTTCAGTACATTTCATGaatattgtaggatttttttctGATTAGGACAGTTTAGGTGAAGTGgaattgtttattatttattgcttCTCAACCTCTttctagttttttgttttttttttttgtcattttaatgTTCTTACACCTTTTTATATTTTAGCAGACCAATTGAGCATTTTTGATTTCCTTTATTTATAGTGTTTGTCCAACTTAAagctttttaaattatttttttcccctttctggcAGTCAATTTGATAATTATTTAAACAGAAACAGTTTGTATTAATATGTTATATGTGTATGTGACATGTAACCTGTCCAGGGTCTTGCGCCCTATGGCAcggttgggataggctccagtccccctgtGAGCCTTAATGGATCGCTGGATGGATCGTTCTATATATTCATGTAGGTTTCCTTTGAAAACTAGTGAAATCCAGTTTCTGAATGTGAGTTTGGAGCTTAGTGTTTGAAGATGGCCAACAGGGGGCGACAACACTCCAGAAACTTTATGGGCTTGGACTGACTGCAGTCATTTAAACAGTGAAGTATATTATTAAATGTAATATCATCTTTGTGTTTATCTTTTAAGCATGAATTAGATGAAGAACCGCAACTAACAAGATCACAAAGTCGAATCTGTCAAAATGTTTCAGACTGagaggccaagtgtgaagcgactgggatgagaatcaacacctccaaaaGGGCAGACTGACCCCTCTCAGTCAGAGAAGAGTTACTGTccaaagtggaggagtttaagtatctcgggttcTTGTTCACAAATCATGGTAAATtgaagcgtgagatcg from the Thalassophryne amazonica chromosome 16, fThaAma1.1, whole genome shotgun sequence genome contains:
- the LOC117527393 gene encoding transcription factor Sox-9-B-like: MNLLDPYLKMTEEQEKCHSDAPSPSMSEDSAGSPCPSGSGSDTENTRPVDNHLLRGPDYKKESEEDKFPVCIRDAVSQVLKGYDWTLVPMPVRVNGTSKNKPHVKRPMNAFMVWAQAARRKLADQYPHLHNAELSKTLGKLWRLLNEVEKRPFVEEAERLRVQHKKDHPDYKYQPRRRKSVKNGQSEPEDSEQTHISPNAIFKALQQVDSPASSMGEVHSPGEHSGQSQGPPTPPTTPKTDLPSSKVDLKREGRPMQEGTSRQLNIDFGAVDIGELSSDVISNIGSFDVDEFDQYLPPHSHPGVTGAAQAGYPGNYGIGGSSVNQAAGVGAHAWVSKQQQQQQQHTLTTLGGGEQGQQGQQRTTQIKTEQLSPSHYSEQQGSPQHVTYGSFNLQHYSTSSYPSITRAQYDYSDHQGGANAYYSHAAGQNSSLYSTFSYMSPTQRPMYTPIADTTGVPSVPHSPQHWEQQPIYTQLSRP